A region of Colletotrichum higginsianum IMI 349063 chromosome 10, whole genome shotgun sequence DNA encodes the following proteins:
- a CDS encoding KR domain-containing protein, producing the protein MTRIRRQSQHAPIVAICSIGLRLPQGVRDTNAFWEVLVNGKDLQSHVPESKYNHQGFANTLGKKGAIETQCGYFVNKDLGSLDTSLFSMSQKELERCNPQQRQFLEVVRQALENAGEVNYRGKAVGCYVGTFSEDWLQMAAREQQHAGGYLLTGHGDLMIANRASYEYDLKGPSMVIKTGCSASLVGLHEACRALQNGDCVGAIVGGVNLIMGPTTTAAMTEEGMLSPEGSCKTFDAAADGYGRGEAINAVYIKLLDDAIRDNNPIRAIIRASGTNSDGNSSTLLTPNSAMHEALMRKVYLDAGLDPSKTAFVEVKPNVGHSEGASGLTSLIKAVLALENNTIPPNIKFSTPNPKIPFEDKKLVVPTKPVAWPADRDRRISVNSFGIGGSNAHVILEAPPAIGLQTTTIPSVRPNGPRLLLASANTARSAKTAVENIQQYLSQHPAVVDDAAYTLALHRDHLPQRAFMVASADGRILETSSVIKAPNAKPKLLMIFTGQGAQWPNMGKELVQTDEGFKRDLSAMDKSLKGLPQPRLGTLKIAMVNYLRRAGIRPDAVVGHSSGEIAAAYAANLMSLDEAIVSAYYRGYVTSCTSMGGGMGAVGLGVDQVAPYISGLEKVVIACDNSPQSVTLSGDVDVLDKVLDRIQRDRPDTLARRLKVDMAYHSQHMEHIADLYEQLLLQSLPAVVTRGKGEKKPSGVALLPMFSSVTNSVITSPSELGPSYWVSNLVSRVRFSGAVQTFLAEQQPGSAVFLEVGPHSALAGPLRQIVGAGAGLGRDEGCRYVSVLIRGRDARHTMLAALGQLYQNNVSADWSAAIVASGPRSVLTNLPRYPWDHSGGSFWYESRLSKELRMRQVGHHPLLGLRIHESSPLEPLWRNKLTLVGEPWLAHHKIRTDAVFPFAGYLAMAGEAVRQHTGIESGYQVRDASVHSAMMLSDEEVEIVTSLRPRRLTKTTDSSWFEFCIVAYNGVGWTKHCDGQVRACTEQPPVASPRPDPETMVRRVGKSQWYENMDNIGIVYGPEFQSLTDIASSVTNNVATAVVQAGENRAADPAFPLHPVIIDVALQLILVAMVQGVGRRFGPLKMPTTIKELTVFRGSPVMDAFSWAPPRGGENEVGVEITSGGNVVLRLRGLELKQVDNDGGGGSNNTTSLLLQESHAAARLEWVPLFDMVDHATLFTPPLSIQEDTILQEKMTLLCILESGPAVHGLEACNWHFDKFRDWLAVEINRAENGTYPVLGAEDVKTLVSLPSADRRVMIDHLCRVLAKDSPKGALALCTKRVFDIVRDVFVGRTDPLDLLMQGNLLTRVYDCISYGKGDFFKLFSNARPNCRILEIGGGTGGTTEMILRHIIRPGGLPAYDTYTFTDISAGFFPQARERFAYAPNMEFKALDISRPPFEQGGFEPDSYDIILAPNVIHATKSIRDTLGNLYPFLRPGGMLVMTELCALVRTPNYSFGTFAGWWLGQDDGRPLEPYISLERWDDELKACGFSGVDTAVLDDEEPYQYCAAIVSTKPVGVGSSGGNDPAASTAASEFAARTIEKGTKSAGSSNRHPEVTVLVVDRTSSLAKGVVAQLERDGFQVSVFTLSEDAAIPHDRDVVSLLDVESFFFQDITAERWDAFQKILQKHEAGNILWVTKPAQVNCKDPRSAQALGVARSVRAESKVPFYTLEVAKAAEAKSTELLSKVLCKIRNDADATNNGLLASDMEYVIDDGVIKVGRYQPFSLMEELRQISTKHPAEAGSRVVSMTTSLQTKHAGSLENLVWVSKEVAQPDASGLGDDEVVIDTRAVGLNFKDVLFAMGVLRPSGGETTVPLGLEIAGVVTGIGRNITGLAVGDRVMAMPPTSCFQTVITTPADLVERISDDITFAEAATIPVVFSTVIESLINIGQLEKGQSVLIHAATDGVGHAAIQLCQFIGAEIYATVGSEAKAQYLVETFGIARDHIFNSRDASFAVGLKKATSGRGVDVVLNSVSGELLHASWECVATFGKMIELGKRDIIEEGSLNMRHFLANRSYCCVDLTLMCQERPQRARGLLKRCTELLKAGAIKPLNPMSTFEASNVQDAFRWVQESSHIGKAVVMMPEHIGSQLESTPESPPLSMEDKASYLITGGLGGLGVPIATWLVERGAKSLVFLSRTAGQKPKDRALIAELEAAGCSVVCVAGHAESPADVQKAISFSPHPIRGVLHLAMVLRDAPIASMAYDDWLAANNPKIGGAWALHEAFKKTPLDFFVMASSLVTVVEQPGQGNYSAANTFLEAFTQYRRGLGLPASILNICPIDGVGFVAENQFARKNMKAQGLYFLREPELLDFLELAIKLSPASVRTRPPRCPTTAAAAHESREEKDESGWQKPWVSTGQVIMGLRSEEDLNDPNTRTNWRRDRRMGFYHNFRDSAELGHDSGQKKSSGELTKFLAAAADSPALLTTTESAEFLAKEIGSKVYDLMLKDDAEVDTSLTLQQLGLDSLMAIELRRWWKVAFGLEISVLEILAASSLERLGKVAALGLIAKFKQG; encoded by the exons ATGACTAGAATTCGCAGACAGTCTCAGCACGCCCCAATAGTCGCCATTTGTAGCATTGGGCTGCGTCTGCCCCAAGGCGTTCGGGATACCAATGCATTCTGGGAGGTCCTTGTCAACGGAAAGGACCTCCAGAGCCACGTGCCCGAGTCCAAATACAACCACCAGGGATTTGCCAATACTCTAGGGAAGAAAGGTGCCATCGAGACGCAGTGTGGCTACTTTGTCAATAAAGACCTGGGATCTCTCGACACGAGCCTGTTCTCGATGAGCCAGAAAGAACTCGAGAGGTGCAATCCACAGCAGCGCCAGTTCCTCGAGGTCGTTCGCCAAGCACTCGAGAATGCCGGCGAGGTCAACTACCGTGGTAAAGCGGTGGGATGCTACGTGGGGACTTTTAGCGAAGATTGGTTGCAGATGGCGGCACGCGAACAACAGCACGCCGGAGGCTACCTGTTAACCGGCCATGGAGATCTCATGATTGCCAACCGCGCATCGTATGAGTATGACTTGAAAGGGCCAAG CATGGTCATCAAGACAGGCTGCTCGGCATCGCTTGTAGGCCTTCACGAAGCCTGTCGCGCACTGCAGAATGGCGACTGtgtcggcgccatcgtcggcggtgtGAATCTGATCATGGGTCCAACCACGACAGCCGCCATGACGGAAGAAGGCATGCTCTCCCCGGAGGGATCTTGCAAGACGTTtgacgccgcggccgacgGGTACGGCCGCGGAGAAGCCATCAACGCCGTGTACATCAAGCTGCTGGACGATGCCATCCGGGACAACAACCCCATCCGAGCAATTATTCGCGCTTCGGGAACAAACAGCGACGGCAACAGTTCGACGCTGCTGACACCCAACAGCGCTATGCATGAGGCCTTGATGCGCAAGGTTTATCTAGACGCCGGGCTGGACCCCAGCAAGACTGCCTTTGTCGAA GTCAAACCAAATGTTGGCCATTCCGAGGGAGCCTCTGGCTTGACGAGCTTGATCAAGGCCGTGTTGGCTTTAGAAAACAATACGATTCCTCCAAACATCAAATTTTCTACGCCCAACCCCAAAA TACCTTTTGAAGACAAGAAGCTCGTAGTACCCACGAAACCAGTGGCCTGGCCGGCTGATCGTGATCGTCGCATCAGTGTCAACTCGTTTGGCATCGGCGGTTCCAATGCTCAT GTCATCTTGGAAGCTCCTCCGGCGATCGGGCTTCAGACTACAACCATTCCTTCTGTTCGTCCCAACGGGCCGCGACTCCTGCTCGCCTCTGCCAACACGGCCAGGTCGGCCAAGACGGCGGTGGAGAACATTCAACAGTACCTGAGCCAACACCCCGCGGTGGTCGATGACGCTGCGTACACCCTCGCATTGCACCGAGATCACCTGCCGCAACGGGCGTTCATGGTGGCCTCTGCCGACGGCAGAATCTTGGAGACTTCGTCCGTAATCAAGGCTCCTAACGCGAAGCCCAAGCTCCTCATGATCTTCACAGGCCAGGGGGCCCAGTGGCCTAACATGGGCAAGGAGCTGGTACAAACAGACGAGGGCTTCAAGAGGGACTTGTCGGCCATGGACAAAAGTTTGAAGGGTCTGCCGCAACCCCGACTTGGAACATTGAAG ATAGCCATGGTCAACTACCTGCGGCGCGCCGGCATACGCCCGGATGCCGTTGTTGGTCACTCGAGCGGAGAGATCGCAGCAGCATACGCCGCCAACCTGATGTCActggacgaggccatcgtctCGGCCTACTACAGAGGCTACGTGACATCGTGTACGTCGATGGGGGGAGGCATGGGCGCCGTCGGTCTCGGCGTGGACCAGGTCGCCCCGTACATTAGCGGGCTGGAAAAGGTCGTCATCGCCTGCGACAACAGCCCGCAAAGCGTCACGCTGTCGGGagacgtcgacgtcctcgacaaggtcCTCGACCGGATCCAACGCGACAGGCCGGACACGTTGGCCAGGCGGCTCAAGGTCGACATGGCCTACCATTCGCAGCACATGGAACATATTGCCGACTTGTACGAGCAGCTTCTTTTGCAGAGCTTGCCAGCAGTAGTCACACGGGGCaagggcgagaagaagccaTCCGGCGTCGCGCTTCTTCCCATGTTCTCCTCCGTCACCAACTCGGTCATCACCTCCCCCAGCGAACTCGGGCCGTCTTATTGGGTTTCTAACCTGGTTTCTCGGGTTCGATTCAGTGGAGCCGTGCAGACGTTCCTCGCAGAACAGCAGCCCGGcagcgccgtcttcctcgaggtcggcccGCACTCGGCGCTCGCCGGCCCCCTGCGCCagatcgtcggcgccggcgccgggctggGCCGTGATGAAGGTTGCCGCTACGTCTCGGTTCTGATCCGCGGGCGGGACGCCCGACACACCATGCTCGCCGCGCTCGGCCAGCTCTACCAGAACAACGTCAGCGCCGATTGGTCCGCGGCCATCGTGGCCTCGGGACCGCGGTCGGTGCTTACGAACCTGCCTCGCTACCCCTGGGACCACAGCGGGGGTTCGTTCTGGTACGAGTCCCGCTTGTCCAAGGAGTTGCGCATGCGGCAGGTCGGCCACCACCCGTTGCTGGGCTTGCGCATCCACGAAAGCTCGCCGCTTGAGCCCCTCTGGCGCAACAAGTTGACCCTGGTCGGCGAGCCGTGGCTTGCGCATCACAAGATTCGTaccgacgccgtcttccccTTTGCCGGCTATCTCGCCatggccggcgaggccgtccggCAGCATACCGGGATCGAGTCCGGGTACCAGGTGCGGGACGCCTCGGTGCACTCGGCCATGATGCtgtcggacgaggaggtcgagatcGTGACGTCGCTGAGGCCCCGGAGGCTGACCAAAACGACCGACTCCAGCTGGTTCGAGTTCTGCATCGTGGCTTACAACGGTGTCGGCTGGACCAAGCACTGCGACGGCCAGGTCAGGGCATGCACCGAGCAGCCTCCGGTTGCTTCCCCGAGACCGGATCCTGAGACCATGGTCCGCCGTGTCGGCAAGAGTCAGTGGTATGAGAACATGGACAACATAGGCATCGTCTACGGCCCCGAGTTCCAGTCGCTGACCGACATCGCCTCGTCCGTAACGAACAACGtggccaccgccgtcgtccaagCAGGCGAGAACCGGGCGGCCGACCCGGCTTTCCCTCTGCAccccgtcatcatcgacgtcgccctGCAGTTGATCCTTGTCGCTATGGTACAGGGCGTTGGTCGTCGCTTCGGCCCTCTGAAGATGCCCACTACGATCAAGGAACTGACCGTGTTCCGTGGCTCTCCAGTTATGGACGCTTTTTCCTGGGCACCCCCTCGGGGCGGCGAGAACGAAGTCGGTGTGGAGATCACGTCTGGTGGCAATGTtgtcctccgtctccgtgGTCTCGAGCTGAAGCAggtcgacaacgacggcggcggcggcagcaacaacacgACGTCTTTGTTGTTACAAGAGTCCCACGCGGCAGCCCGCCTTGAATGGGTTCCCCTGTTCGACATGGTAGATCACGCTACGCTCTTCACCCCGCCTTTGTCCATCCAAGAGGACACAATCCTCCAGGAGAAGATGACCCTGCTCTGCATCCTCGAGAGCGGTCCTGCGGTCCACGGGCTTGAGGCCTGCAACTGGCACTTTGACAAGTTCCGCGACTGGCTTGCCGTGGAGATCAACCGGGCCGAGAACGGCACGTATCCGGTTCTCGGAGCTGAAGACGTAAAGACGCTGGTCTCACTTCCTTCAGCCGACCGACGTGTCATGATTGACCATCTCTGCCGGGTCTTGGCCAAGGACTCGCCCAAGGGCGCCCTGGCACTCTGCACAAAGCGCGTGTTTGACATCGTCCGGGATGTGTTTGTCGGCCGAACTGAtcccctcgacctcctcaTGCAGGGCAACCTGCTGACCCGGGTATACGACTGCATCAGCTATGGCAAGGGCGACTTCTTCAAGCTCTTTTCCAATGCGCGACCCAACTGCCGAATCCTCGagatcggcggcggcaccggtgGCACAACGGAGATGATCCTCCGCCACATCATCCGGCCGGGCGGGCTTCCGGCATACGACACGTATACCTTCACCGACATCTCTGCAGGCTTCTTCCCGCAGGCCCGCGAGCGCTTCGCCTACGCCCCGAACATGGAGTTCAAGGCCCTGGACATCAGCCGCCCACCTTTCGAGCAGGGCGGGTTCGAGCCCGACTCGTACGACATCATTCTCGCGCCCAACGTCATCCACGCCACCAAGAGCATCCGGGACACGCTCGGGAACCTCTACCCCTTTCTGCGGCCCGGTGGAATGCTCGTCATGACGGAGCTCTGTGCGCTGGTCCGCACGCCCAACTACAGCTTCGGTACCTTTGCCGGCTGGTGGCTCGGCCAGGATGACGGCCGGCCCCTGGAGCCGTACATCAGCCTCGAGAGGTgggacgacgagctcaaggcATGCGGCTTCTCGGGTGTCGAcacggccgtcctcgacgacgaggagccgTACCAGTactgcgccgccatcgtcagcACCAAGCCGGTGGGTGtgggcagcagcggcggaAATGaccccgccgcctccaccgccgcATCTGAGTTTGCAGCCAGAACAATTGAAAAAGGGACCAAGAGCGCGGGGAGTAGTAACCGCCACCCCGAGGTAACCGTCTTGGTAGTTGACCGAACCAGCTCCCTTGCAAAGGGCGTGGTGGCCCAGCTCGAACGGGACGGTTTCCAGGTGTCCGTTTTCACGCTGAGCGAAGATGCCGCCATCCCTCACGACCGTGACGTCGTCTCGCTGCTCGACGTGGaatccttcttcttccaagACATCACGGCGGAACGATGGGACGCCTTCCAGAAGATACTGCAGAAGCACGAGGCCGGGAACATTCTCTGGGTCACCAAACCTGCACAGGTAAACTGCAAGGATCCAAGATCGgcgcaggccctcggcgtggCGCGCTCCGTCCGCGCAGAGTCCAAGGTACCTTTTTATACCCTGGAAGTTGCCAAAGCAGCCGAGGCCAAGTCGACAGAACTGCTGAGTAAGGTTCTGTGCAAGATACGAAATGATGCCGATGCCACCAATAATGGTCTGCTCGCGTCCGACATGGAATATGTCAttgacgacggcgtcatcaaGGTTGGCCGCTACCAGCCTTTCTCCCTCATGGAGGAGCTCCGCCAGATCTCTACCAAGCACCCAGCCGAAGCCGGGTCTCGGGTGGTTTCGATGACGACAAGTCTGCAAACCAAGCACGCCGGTTCACTCGAGAACCTTGTCTGGGTCAGCAAAGAGGTGGCCCAGCCCGACGCGTCCGGCCTTGGGGATGATGAGGTTGTTATTGATACCCGTGCGGTTGGCCTAAACTTCAAAGATGTTCTATTCGCCATGGGTGTTTTGAGGCCTTCCGGCGGGGAGACGACGGTCCCCTTGGGCCTCGAGATTGCAGGTGTGGTGACCGGCATTGGACGCAACATAACTGGGCTGGCTGTTGGGGACAGGGTCATGGccatgccgccgacgtcctGCTTCCAAACAGTCATCACCACGccggccgacctcgtcgagaggATCAGTGATGATATCACTTTTGCCGAAGCTGCCACGATTCCCGTCGTCTTCAGCACGGTTATAGAGAGTCTAATCAACATCGGCCAACTGGAAAAGGGACAG TCCGTTCTCATCCACGCAGCAACCGATGGAGTTGGTCACGCTGCCATCCAATTGTGCCAGTTTATTGGCGCAGAG ATCTACGCCACCGTCGGCAGCGAAGCCAAGGCCCAGTATCTTGTCGAGACTTTCGGTATTGCACGAGACCACATCTTCAACTCTCGTGACGCTTCCTTTGCCGTGGGActgaagaaggcgacgagTGGACGCGGCGTTGACGTTGTCCTCAACTCGGTCTCGGGAGAACTCCTCCACGCGTCTTGGGAGTGCGTAGCTACCTTTGGAAAGATGATTGAGCTCGGCAAGCGAGACATCATTGAGGAGGGAAGCCTCAACATGCGCCACTTCTTAGCCAACAGATCGTACTGCTGCGTTGACCTGACTCTGATGTGCCAGGAGCGTCCGCAAAGAGCTAGAGG ACTGCTGAAAAGATGCACCGAGTTGCTCAAGGCTGGCGCCATCAAGCCGCTGAACCCTATGTCGACTTTCGAGGCCAGCAACGTCCAGGACGCTTTCCGGTGGGTTCAGGAAAGCAGCCACATTGGAAAGGCCGTCGTCATGATGCCGGAACACATCGGCTCGCAACTCGAAAGCACGCCGGAATCGCCACCGCTTAGTATGGAAGACAAAGCTTCGTATCTCATCACCGGCGGTCTAGGGGGTCTCGGTGTCCCCATTGCGACCTGGCTCGTCGAGCGTGGCGCAAAGTcactcgtcttcctctctcgGACCGCGGGCCAAAAGCCCAAAGACCGGGCGCTCATAGCCGAactcgaggcggcgggctgTTCAGTCGTCTGTGTCGCAGGCCACGCCGAGTCGCCCGCCGACGTGCAAAAGGCCATATCCTTCTCGCCCCACCCCATCAGGGGCGTCCTTCACCTTGCTATGGTGCTGCGCGACGCGCCCATTGCCAGTATGGCCTACGACGACTGGCTTGCCGCCAACAACCCCAAGATCGGCGGAGCATGGGCCCTGCATGAAGCCTTCAAGAAGACGCCGCTTGACTTCTTCGTTATGGCCAGCTCTTTAGTCACCGTGGTGGAGCAGCCGGGCCAGGGCAACTACAGCGCCGCCAACACGTTCCTCGAGGCCTTTACGCAGTaccgccgcggcctcggccttccgGCGTCTATACTCAACATCTGCCCGAttgacggcgtcggcttTGTGGCTGAAAACCAGTTCGCGCGGAAGAACATGAAGGCCCAGGGGTTGTACTTCCTCCGCGAACCGGAGCTGCTCGACTTCTTGGAACTCGCAATCAAGctgtcgccggcgtcggtcAGAACGAGACCACCACGTTGCCCGAcaaccgctgccgccgcccatgagagtcgcgaggagaaggacgagtCAGGGTGGCAGAAGCCTTGGGTCAGCACTGGCCAGGTCATCATGGGCCTTCGATCCGAGGAAGACTTGAACGACCCTAACACGCGCACAAACTGGCGCCGAGATCGTCGAATGGGATTCTACCACAACTTTAGGGACAGTGCCGAGTTGGGCCACGACTCCGGACAGAAAAAGTCCTCGGGCGAGTTGACGAAATTCCTAGCGGCCGCGGCAGACAGCCCGGCTTTGCTCACCACAACCGAGAGCGCCGAGTTTCTAGCCAAGGAGATCGGTTCCAAAGTGTACGATTTGATGCTTAAAGATGATGCGGAGGTGGACACGTCCTTGACGCTACAGCAGCTCGGACTGGATTCGCTCATGGCGATTGAGTTGCGACGCTGGTGGAAGGTTGCCTTTGGGCTAGAAATTAGCGTCCTGGAAATTCTTGCTGCTAGTAGCCTTGAACGTCTTGGCAAGGTAGCAGCTTTAGGATTAATAGCTAAGTTTAAACAAGGCTGA